CGGCGGAGCACGCCGCCACCTGCGCCGGCCCTGCGACCGGCTGGGCATCACCGTCCTGGAGCACACCGAGGTCGAAGCCGTCGAAGCGGCGGGGGTGCTGTGCGCCGGGGCGATGCCCACCAACTTCCTACTGTGAGAGCGGGCACACGCTGCTGCCCGGGATACTCGGTCCATGCCGCTCATCCGTGACATCACCCACGTCGACTACTCGGTGGTGGAGGACCTGCTGCACTCGAACCATCTGGGAAACGGCAGGCTCTACGACCCCGAGGGCTTGGACGTCATCGTGGCCGAGCTCGACGGATCCGTCATCGGGGTCGCCGAGTTTCAGCTCCACTGCGACTTCGGACACGCCGAAGGCCGGGCGGCGCATCCCGGCGAGCAGACGTTCGTCTTGACCCTGGCCGTCGCTGATACCGATCGTCGAAGCGGGGTCGGCCAAACGCTTCTCGCCGAGATCGCCCGCCGGGCCAAGAAAGCCGGCCTCACCTTCCTGGCCCTGGTCCCCCAGAACGGCGACGATGCGCTCAGCCGACAGGAGTTCTTCCAGGCGTGCGGGCTCACGCTCTACGGACCCGACACACCGGGGGCGGCATGGGGCTGCTCGGTCTCAAAGATCCTTGATGCGAACGCGGCCAGCGAAGGCCGCTGATCCCACCTCGGGCCACGCCCGGCCGCACTGGAGGTCCTCAATGGCCGCCATGCCAGTCTTTAGTAGATCAACTACGCCGTCCCGCCGCTCTCCAACTGCAGCGGCACATCCGCCGGTACCAGGCGGGCTACGGCGTCCAGCACGGCGACATCGTCGCCATTGAGCCTTTCCAACCTCACGTTGTGGGGTGCGGTGGAGAAGACTGCGGCGCTTCCCCGCGTATGCTCGCCCGACTGCGACATGACGTCGGCCTGACACCAGTGATCAGCTGCTGTCGGTGATCGCTCGGAACAGCACGCGAGCCCGCTCGCAGAACTGCTCGACATCCGTGGTGTCCGGCTCGTCGCCGTCCGCCAGCATCCGAGCCTGAAGTTGCTCGGAGCGCAGCCCGCCGTAGCGGGCCCGCACCTCCGTGGTCACCGGCTGGACCGCGATATGCAGATGTTTGCGTGCGTCGCGGCCGTGCGACCACATGCAGACATAGGTCTGCTCTGGTCGACACAGCGTCTCCACGACACGAGCGGTATCGCGCAGCAAGGGGCCGAGTTCCGCCGCTGCCGTGTCGTCGAGGTCGGCGAGGGCCACAACATGCTTCCGCGGACCGACGATCAAGGTTCCAAGATTCATCGGGCCGACGACATGGTTCACCACCCAAGCGGCGGTTTCGTGTAGGACGCCCCCGGGCAACTCCCGGCGCCCAGTCAGAAGGTCGCACCCAAGACACCCCATCACATCCACGCGCACCAGCCTATACAGAGCCCGTAGCGATGATGGCGACGGCCAACTTGGCTGAGGAGCTTGCTGGTTGGTCAGCCCACGCGATGAAGCTCCTGGTAGACGGCTTACCGACCAAGATCACCTGTGTCCGCCAGGAGCTTCGCATGCTTGTCTATCCGTCCTCGATCGAGCTGTCCAGCCGTACCCTGAGGTACCTCGGTAGGCAACTCGCCATCCGACAGCGGGAGATCGGGACGCGATGGCGACGCCTGCTTGTCGGCCGCCAGGCCCTGTTGACCCTGGCCCACCTGCGGTGTGGCGATACCTACGCCCAACTCGCCGCCGGGTTCGGCATCGGGATCCTGTTCCGCTACATACGCGAAGCAATCGAGGTACTGGCCGCGCTCGCGCCGTCCCGGGCCGAGGCGATGGCGGCGATCCTGACCAAAGCGTTCGTCATCCTCGACGGCACGCTGCTGCCGATCGACCGCATCGCGGCCAACACCCCGTACTACTCGGGGAGGCACAAATGCCACGGCATGAACGTTCAGGTGCTCACCGACCCGTTCGGTCGCCTGCTCTGGGCCTCGCCAGCACGGCCCGGCTCAACCCACGACCTGGCTGCCGCTCGGCAGCAAGGAATCATTGAGACCCTCGCCGATGCAAGCCTCAAATGCTGGGCGGACAAGGCGTATCAGGGAGCCGGAGGAACCGTTCGGGTTCCGTTCCGGGGTCGCCGCCTCAAGCGATGGAAGCGCCGTCACAACAGTAGCCACGCAAAGATCCGCTGTCTCGGCGAGCAGGCCATGGCTGCTCTCCCAACCTCACCTCAACAAGCGGCGGGCCACCGGCAGTGGTACCTCATACGGCAACTGGCTGTCACGGATGCCTCCCAGCCAACTCGGCGGAAAGACAGGCCTGTTGGATGATCAACCTCCAGGAGAGACTTCTACAAAACTGTAGTTTGCCATGTGCCGCCGGTTCGTCACGTCGGCTGGCAGTCGTCACCGGGAAAGGGCGGACCTGATGTTCGGTTTGAGCGAACTGGCCTTGATCCTCATCGTCGTCATCGTGATCGTCGGGATCAAGAAACTACCCGAGCTGACGCGGTCAGCGGGCAAGGCCGCGCGCATCTTCAAGAGCGAGGCGAAGGCGATCAAGGGGCAGGATCGCGCCTGAACCACCCGGCCGGGCCGACGCACGCGTGTCATCTTGCCTCGGGCGGAGAGGAGGCACGGGCATAGACGGCGCCGGGTCTCAGCGCCCGATGCAGCGGAAATGCGGTGAGCAGGACGAAGGCTCCGAAGAGCGTGATCGGCAACAGCCCCACCGGACGGAGGAACGCGGTGGGATGCTCCATGACCGCTCTCCACGTGATGCTCCAGTTGCCGGCCACGTCCGTGAGCATGACCGCGGCGGCGAGCATCGGCCCAGCGGAACGAGCGCGGATGATCACGAGTGCAACCATGGGGTCCAGCAACAACAGTACGTGGAAGAGGAGTTGGACGGGCAACGGTGCGTAGGCGTAGGCGTCGAGCCCACCCGTCAGCAGGAAGTACCCGTGCGCTGCCGTCCCTTCCAGAAATCCGACCATGTACACCGCCGCTGTCAGCCGGATCCAGACCGGACGATCCGCCCATCGCATGGTGATCACCCTAGTTCTCTGAACATCAGCTTCGTCCCGCGCATGGCCCGCCATTCATACGTCAGGGGCTGCGTCGGTTGGCCGCTCTGACCAGTCCGGTCTCGTAGGCGATGACCACCGCCTGGACGCGGTCGCGGAGTTGGAGTTTGGCGAGGATGCGTGAGACGTGTGTCTTGACGGTCGTCTCTGACAGGTGGAGACGGGCGGCGAGTTCGGTGTTGCTCAGGCCCTGGGCCAGCAGGCGTAGGACTTCGAGCTCGCGAGGGGTCAGGGCGGACAGGTCCGGGTGCGGCTCGGCGGGGCCGTCGGTCTCCGCTTCGCGGGTCGGGGTGGCGTGGCGTTCGACGAGGCGGCGGGTGATGGCCGGGGCGAGGAGGGCGTCGCCGGTTCGGACCAGGCGGACCGCGGCGATGAGGTGTTCGGGTGTGACGTCCTTGAGGAGGAAGCCGCTGGCTCCTGCCGCGAGGGCGTCGTAGACGAGTTGGTCGAGGTCGAACGTGGTCAGGATGATGACGCGGGGTTCGCCGGGGGCGCCGGTGAGGATGCGCCGGGTGGCTTCGAGGCCATCTAGTTCCGGCATCCGGATGTCCATCAGGACGACGTCCGGGCTGGTGCGGCGTACCGCTTCGACGGCCTGCGCGCCGTCGGCCGCCTCGGCGACGACCTTGATGCCGTCGGAGGCGAGGATCATGCGGAAGCCGGTGCGGACGAGGGTCTGGTCGTCGGCGACCACCACGCGCAGCGGGGCGTCGGTCACGTCGTCTCCGTCTCCGGGGTGGGCAGCGGGATCCGGGCCTGGACACGGTAACCGCCGTCGGGAGTGGGACCGTTGCGCAGGGTGCCGCCGTAGACCGCCAGGCGCTCGCGCAGGCCGAACAGGCCGCGTCCGTCGCCGGTGGCCGCGGAGGTGGTCGGGGTGCCGCCGGTGTCCGCGATCTCGACGCGCAGGTCGGAGGTGCCATGGGTGACGGTCACCGAAACGTCGGCTCCGGCCGCGTGCTTCACGGTGTTGGTCAATG
This is a stretch of genomic DNA from Streptomyces sp. NBC_00285. It encodes these proteins:
- a CDS encoding GNAT family N-acetyltransferase; amino-acid sequence: MPLIRDITHVDYSVVEDLLHSNHLGNGRLYDPEGLDVIVAELDGSVIGVAEFQLHCDFGHAEGRAAHPGEQTFVLTLAVADTDRRSGVGQTLLAEIARRAKKAGLTFLALVPQNGDDALSRQEFFQACGLTLYGPDTPGAAWGCSVSKILDANAASEGR
- a CDS encoding transposase family protein — encoded protein: MLVYPSSIELSSRTLRYLGRQLAIRQREIGTRWRRLLVGRQALLTLAHLRCGDTYAQLAAGFGIGILFRYIREAIEVLAALAPSRAEAMAAILTKAFVILDGTLLPIDRIAANTPYYSGRHKCHGMNVQVLTDPFGRLLWASPARPGSTHDLAAARQQGIIETLADASLKCWADKAYQGAGGTVRVPFRGRRLKRWKRRHNSSHAKIRCLGEQAMAALPTSPQQAAGHRQWYLIRQLAVTDASQPTRRKDRPVG
- a CDS encoding twin-arginine translocase TatA/TatE family subunit, with the protein product MFGLSELALILIVVIVIVGIKKLPELTRSAGKAARIFKSEAKAIKGQDRA
- a CDS encoding response regulator transcription factor, which encodes MTDAPLRVVVADDQTLVRTGFRMILASDGIKVVAEAADGAQAVEAVRRTSPDVVLMDIRMPELDGLEATRRILTGAPGEPRVIILTTFDLDQLVYDALAAGASGFLLKDVTPEHLIAAVRLVRTGDALLAPAITRRLVERHATPTREAETDGPAEPHPDLSALTPRELEVLRLLAQGLSNTELAARLHLSETTVKTHVSRILAKLQLRDRVQAVVIAYETGLVRAANRRSP